In the Prochlorococcus marinus str. MIT 9312 genome, GAATTATATACAATCAAAAGTTTTCCACACACTTCAGATGATTAAATATTTTTGAAAAAATAGTTGTGGAAAAGTTGTGAATTCTTTTTTTAGACACGGGGAAATATTTTCTAAAATTTCCAATTTTATTTATCTTTTAATCCATTGATTCCCACATTTTTTTTATTTCATAAAATAAATTTTGTGCTATTGGTATCGGCCAATACATTTCGAAAGATCTAGTTTGGTTTTGACTTTCAAAAACAAACCTTAAACTCCATTCATTCTTGTTCCCTTTTAACTCAATATACCAAGGCAGTTGTTCTAATTCTAAGGTGATAGACTCCTCATCCATTAATTCATTCTTGATGCCTAATAGTTGTTCATTAATTCTTAGAAGTAAAATATAAAGTGAATAAAATTCACTTTTCTGTAACTCAATTGACCAATTATCCACACCAATTAAAAAGCAGAATTTGCCTTTTGTAAAATCTCTATATAATCTCCATCTTTTTTGCTCTTTTATCAAAGCTAACCAGGAAGTAAATCTGGTTGGTCTTGTTCATCGCTTAGTTCAATAATTGACCTTTGAACAGGTTTAATAGTTGACTCTTCTAGCAACCCATCAAAATCATCAAAACGTCTTTGTTTAGCTCTGAAAGCAATTCTCACTGTAGTTAAGTATCTATTAGTTGATTTTCTAATTAAGCTCTCACCTCTTTTGGCAAGATCATTAGAATCAATTCCAGCATTATTGGATACGTTCATTAAAAATTTTTTTTAATATATTATGTATCTTACAGTTTATTGGAACGATTCAAAATATAAATTACAAAAAGAACTTAATTGATTCAAAAAATTCATATGGAAGAAAATTTATCTGGAACTCTTGCTATTGATCTAGGAAATACTAATACCGTAGTCGCTTTTCAAGATGAAAAAGATATAAACACTATATTAGTTGAAATCCCGAATATTACATCATCTCCTGGAGTTATCCCTACAGCAGTTTGGTTCGAGAAACCTTCAGAAATTTTGAAAATTGGTGACAGTGCTTTAAAGATGATAAATAGCTCTAATTCAGAATTATTTTTTCATTCGAATTTTAAAAGATTAATTGGAAATCCTGTTGAAAAAATTAATCAGAAAAATATTTTAAGCCCTACTGAATGTGGCGAAAAATTTTTTAAATTTTTGTGGGCAAACATTCCTCAAAAATATAAAATTAAGAGACTTGTTTTAACTGCTCCTATTGACACATACAAGGGTTACAGAGAATGGTTAGTTAACCTTTGTGAGGAAATATCTGTAGATGAAATAGCGCTAGTTGATGAACCTACTGCCGCAAGTTTAGGGATAAATGTACCATTTGGCTCGAAAATTATGACACTAGATATTGGAGGAAGCACAATAGATATGAATATAGTCAAAATAGAAGGGGGAGAAGGTAAATCTGATCCTATAGCTGAATTATTAAAATTTAAAGGAAATAATGTAAGTTCAATTTCAAAACAAAAAGTAAGATGTGCTGAAATCATTAGTAAAAGTGGCTCGAAAATTGGTGGTAAAGATATTGATCAATGGATTGTTGATTTTTTTATACCTGATAATAAATATCCAATTAATCTTTTAAAGGCAGAAGTAATTAAATGTAAACTAAGTTCATCTGCAATTAAAGATGACAATAAATATCCAACAAAACTTTTAACTGAAGGACATCAAGAAAAAGAATTTTTCCTAAGTAGAGAAACCTTTGAGAAAATTATTATTGAGAATAATCTTCTTAATCACCTTAACTCCTTACTTAAAGATTTATTAAATGAAGCAAGAGGCAAATATTGCACAGTAGATGATTTAAGTGCAATCATTTTGGTTGGAGGGGGTACTCAAATACCATTAATTAAAGAATGGATAGCAAAAAAGATTCCAAAAATTCATATAAAGTCGCCACCTCCAATTGAATCAATAGCATTAGGAGCTTTAGCAATGACTCCAGGAGTAAAAATTAAAGATATCTTAAACAAAGGATTATCAATAAGGTTATTAAATAAAAGAGAACAAACACACTTCTGGCATCCAATTTTTTGCAAAGGCCAAACATGGCCTACTGAAAACCCATTTAAATTAATTCTTCAAGCCAGTAAAATTAATCAGAAAATATTTGAAATAATTATTGGAGAAACAAAAAAAGACAGGGAGTATGATGTGATTTTTGAAAATGGATTACCAAAATTATCCGAGATTCAAAGTGAAGAAGAAATTATTAGATGGGACAAAAAACCACTCAAAATCTTACTAAAAAATAGTTCTAATATTGGAGAAGATAACTTAATACTTTTCTTCAAAATCAACAAAAAAGCTGATTTGCTAGTTAAGTGTTTTGATATTCAAGATGAATTTTTAGGGGAATATAATTTAGGAAATATCTACTAACTTATAGCTATTCAAGAAAAACTCCTTCTTCATTATCAACATTATTAAGACGTAAACTAATACTTTCATTTTTACTAGTTGGAACTCTTTTACCGCAAAAATCCGGTTGAATAGGTAATTCCCTATGACCTCTATCTACCATGACTAATAACATCACTCTTTGAGGTCTTCCCCATGAATAAAGAGCATCAATTGCAGCTCTAATTGTTCTCCCTGTAAAAATAACGTCATCTATCAAGAGAATTTCTTGTTTCTCAATTGGGGTTGGAATATCAGTTGCTTTTATTAGCCTAGTTCCAACTCTATTTTGATCATCTCTATAAAAGGTTGGATCAATTGTTCCTTTTCTTATTTTTAGACCTGTTTTACAGAATAATTCTTTTTCTAGAACTTCTGCTATATCAATTCCTCTAGTAGGAATACCTACCAAAATTAGGTTATCTAGGTTTTTTACTTTTTCAATAATTTCGGAAGTTAAACGTGAAAGGGTTTTTCTAAGCTCAACTTCAGTAAGTATTACGACCCTTTTTGTTTTATTGGACATGATTTATCAATAAATAAAATTCGTTCAATATTTTTATAAATTAGCAAAAGCTAACTATGTTAAATATAAATTGTTAAAGAGTAAGGTTTAAAGCTAGATTGAAGATTAGATCACTTAAATTAGACTTGATCTAAATATGTCAAAGATTAGGAGCAAAAGTATAAATAAATTAAGTAAGCCTCAGAGTCCTGTAGTTCTTGCAATACTAGATGGATGGGGGTATCGAGAAGCAATATCCGACAATGCCATAAAAAGTGCTAAAACACCAATCATGGATTCATTATGGCATGCATACCCTCACACTCTTATAAGCGCTAGTGGTTCTGAGGTAGGCCTTCCAGATGGTCAAATGGGCAACTCAGAGGTGGGGCACCTTACTATTGGTTCGGGAAGAATAATCCAACAAGAACTTGTAAGGATTTCAAATGTTGTAAAAAATAATCAGTTATGCATAGTCAATGAGTTAAAGGAGATGGCTGATTCATTAAAGAGAAATAAATCTACTTTGCATATTACGGGATTATGTTCTGATGGAGGCGTACATAGTCATATTGATCATTTATTGGGTTTAATAAAATGGGCATCTGATAATGGCATCAAAAAAGTAGCAATTCATATTATTACTGATGGAAGAGATACTCCGGCAAAAAGTGCATCTAAATATCTAAACCAAATAGAGTCATGCATAAAAAAATTCGATACAGGGGAAATAGCCTCTATATGCGGAAGATACTGGATAATGGATAGAAATCTTTTATGGGATAGAACAGAAAAAGCATATGCTAATTTGACTGATCCAGATATTAAAGTGAGCAATATCTCTCCTCAGGATTACATAAAACAAAGTTATGACAAAAATATAACTGATGAATTTATTGAGCCCATACGAATATCTGAAAACTATCTTAAAGATGGAGATAGTTTAATTTGCTTTAATTTTCGTCCAGACAGAGCAAGACAAATCATCAAATCCCTTTCAGAAAAGAAATTCTCAGACTTTAAAAGAAAAGTCGTTCCAAATTTAGATTTAGTTACTTTTACTCAATATGACCAAAATTTTTCAGTTAAAGTAGCGTTTCCTCCTGAGTCTCTTAATAATTTTATCGGCCAAATAGTTTCAGAAAATGGCCTCAAGCAATACAGAACAGCAGAAACAGAAAAATATCCTCATGTAACATATTTCTTTAATGGAGGAGTAGAAATTCCTTTACCAGGTGAAGAAAGGCATTTAATTCCATCTCCAAGAGTTGCAACCTATGATATGGAACCCGAAATGTCTGCAGAAGAATTAACTATTAGTTGCTCTAAAGCTATAAAGAGTGGTGACTATGCTTTTGTCGTAATCAATTTTGCTAATCCTGATATGGTGGGTCATACAGGCAACATGAATGCAACAATAAAAGCTATAGAAACAGTCGATAAATGTATAGGTCAGATAGTTAATGCTACTGGAGAAATGGGTGGAAGCATTCTGATTACTGCTGATCATGGTAATGCAGAGGTAATGAAAGGTCCAGCAGGAGAACCATGGACGGCTCACACGATAAACAAAGTTCCCTTAATTTTTATTGAGGGTGAAAAAAGAAAAATCCCGAATATGGGAAATGAGATTTATTTAAGGGATAATGCTGGTTTAGCAGATATTGCACCAACTCTATTGCAATTATTAAATCTACCAATTCCAAAAGAGATGACAGGAAAATCCCTAATTAAAGAAATTGAATTAAAAGGTTATAATAAAGTCGTACAACACGTTTAAAGTTAATAAGAGATTTTCAAGCAATGATTCAAGTTTTAAGTTGGATATGGGTATTTTCTGGAGTACTTCTCATTCTCTTAGTTTTACTTCATAGTCCCAAAGGTGATGGAATGGGAGGAATAGCTGCCAGTGGAAGCTCCATGTTCAATAGCGCAAGTAGTGCAGAAGCCTCTCTTAACAAAATAACGTGGACGTTTTTAGTTATATTTTTGTCACTGGCAATTATTCTTAGCGCTGGTTGGATTTCATAATAATTGAATAAAAAAGAGAGATCATTCAAAATGATCTCTCTTTAAAAAGTTAATTTATTAACTAATATTTAGTTAATAATCAAAGTCACCACCCATACCTGGAGCGCCTCCAGGAGTAGCTGCATCTTTTTTCTCAGGTAAATCTGCAACTATACATTCAGTGGTTAAAACCATTCCTGCAATTGAAGCTGCATTTTGTAATCCTGAACGTGTAACTTTTGCAGGATCAACAATACCAGCGGAGGACATATCAACGTATTCCCCAGTAGCAGCGTTAAATCCATCATTAAATGGCTTAGATTTTACATTTTCAGCAATCACAGCACCATTAGAACCAGCATTTTCTGCAATTCTCATAAGAGGAGCCGTCAATGAAGCTTCAACAATGTTAGCTCCAATTAATTCCTCTCCTTCTAAATTTTTATCAGCCCATTCTTTTAAAATAGGAGATAAATGAGCGAGAGTTGTTCCGCCTCCAGGTACAATTCCTTCTTCAACAGCTGCTTTTGTTGCGTTAATAGCATCCTCAAGACGAAGCTTTTTATCCTTCATCTCAGTTTCAGTAGCAGCCCCAACCTTAATTACTGCAACTCCTCCAGCTAACTTGGCTAGACGTTCTTGAAGCTTTTCTTTATCGTACGAAGAATCGGTTTCATCCATTTGCTTCTTAATTTGATCACATCTAGCTTTAACTGCTTGCTCATTACCTTCAGCTACAATAGTTGTAGTTTCTTTATTGATAGTTATTCTTCTACCAGTTCCAAGCATATCTAAGGTAGCATTCTCTAATTTCAAGCCTGCATCTTCAGTAATAAGTTGTCCATTAGTTAAAACTGCCATATCTTCAAGCATGGCTTTTCTTCTATCACCAAATCCAGGCGCTTTTACTGCAGCAACATTTAACACACCTCGTAATCTATTAACAACAAGAGTTGCTAAAGCCTCTTTTTCAATATCTTCTGCAATAATGACTAGTGGTTTACCTGTTTTAGCTATTTGTTCCAAAACAGGAACTAAATCTTGAACTAAGGCAATTTTTTTATCAGTCAGAAGGATATAAGGTTCATCTAAAACAGCCTCCATTCTCTCAGTGTCTGTTGCGAAATATGGTGAAATGTAGCCTTTATCAAAACGCATCCCCTCAGTAACTTCTAATTCAGTAGTCATTGATTTTCCTTCTTCTAAGGAAATAACACCTTCTTTTCCAACTTTATCCATAGCATTGGCTATCATTTGACCTACTTCGTCGTCGTTTCCAGCAGCAATAGTTCCACATTGAGCTATAGCGTTACTATCACTTATAGGCTTGGAATTCTCTTGAATTTTACCAACTAGAAATTCAGTCGCTTTATCAATACCTTTTTTCAAGGTGATTGCATTAGCTCCTGCCGCAACGTTTCTCAACCCTGCTTTAACCATTGCATGTGCCAAAACGGTAGCTGTAGTAGTACCATCTCCAGCTGCATCATTAGTTTTTGAAGCTGCTTGTCTGATTAAAGCAACCCCTGTGTTTTCAATGTGGTCCTCTAATTCAATCTCCTTAGCGATTGTGACACCATCATTAATAATTTGTGGAGCACCAAATTTTTTTTCTAAGACAACATTTCTTCCTTTTGGTCCAAGCGTTACAGCAACAGACTCAGCAAGGATATCGATTCCTCTCTCGAGCGCTCTACGAGCTTGCTCATTGTAAATAATTCTTTTAGCCATGTTTAGGCAGCAATTTAGTAATAAGTTTTAATAATTTTTGAAACAAATATTTTAGCCTACTACAGCTAAAATATCCTTTTCCGAGAGCAAGACATATTCATCTCCTCCCAATTTAATGTCTGTTCCAGCATATTTGCTGTATAAGACTTTATCGCCAATACTCACTTCTGGAGTTTGTCGAGAACCATCGTCATTAAGTTTGCCAGGGCCCACCTGAGCAACTTCTCCTACCTGTGGTTTTTCTTTAGCTGAATCAGGCAAAAGAATGCCCCCAGCAGTTTTTTCCTCAGATGCGGAAACTTTAATAAATATTCTATCTCCCAGTGGTTTTACTGTAGAGACTGTAAGTGAAACAGCTGCCATAGATTAATGGAGGATCATGATTGAGACGCTTTGCGTCATAAAAATGGAAAGAGCAGCACTCGATCCGTATCTTCAACAACATAATCTGAGAAGCGGCAATTAAACCATAGTTAAACTGTGCGGGTGGCCGAACCCATTTAACGAATCTACCCATTAAGTGGTAGTATTTTCGGATTATGAGCTGTTTAAAATCAGCTAATCATCACCAATCAATAAAAAATGGTAGCAACTCCATCAACTTCTTCACAAACTAAAGGCGTAGTACGTCAGGTAATTGGCCCAGTTCTAGATGTAGAATTTCCAGCTGGTAAATTGCCCAAAATATTAAATGCTTTAAGAATTGAAGCAAAAAATCCTGCTGGACAAGAAATAGCGCTCACTGCTGAGGTCCAACAGCTCCTTGGTGATCATAGAGTCAGGGCAGTGGCAATGAGTGGCACAGACGGCCTTGTAAGGGGTATGGAGGCAGTCGACACAGGTGCCCCAATATCTGTACCGGTAGGAGAAGCAACCTTAGGAAGAATATTTAATGTTTTAGGAGAACCAGTAGATGAACAAGGTCCAGTAAAAACTAAAGATACTGCGCCAATTCATAGAGCTGCTCCAAAGTTAACTGACCTAGAAACTAAGCCAAAAGTGTTTGAAACCGGAATTAAAGTTATCGACCTTTTAGCTCCTTACAGACAAGGAGGAAAAGTCGGATTATTTGGAGGCGCTGGTGTTGGGAAGACTGTTCTTATTCAAGAGTTAATAAATAACATTGCAAAGGAACATGGTGGAGTTTCTGTTTTTGGCGGCGTAGGAGAAAGAACCAGAGAAGGGAACGATTTATATGAAGAATTTAAAGAATCAGGGGTTATCAATGCTGATGATTTAACTCAATCAAAAGTTGCCTTATGTTTTGGACAGATGAATGAGCCACCTGGTGCAAGAATGAGAGTAGGCTTATCAGCACTTACAATGGCCGAACATTTTAGAGATGTAAATAAACAAGACGTTCTACTTTTTGTTGATAACATTTTTAGATTTGTTCAAGCTGGTTCTGAAGTATCGGCTTTACTTGGAAGAATGCCTTCAGCTGTTGGGTACCAACCAACTCTTGGGACTGATGTTGGTGAATTGCAAGAGAGG is a window encoding:
- the gpmI gene encoding 2,3-bisphosphoglycerate-independent phosphoglycerate mutase — protein: MSKIRSKSINKLSKPQSPVVLAILDGWGYREAISDNAIKSAKTPIMDSLWHAYPHTLISASGSEVGLPDGQMGNSEVGHLTIGSGRIIQQELVRISNVVKNNQLCIVNELKEMADSLKRNKSTLHITGLCSDGGVHSHIDHLLGLIKWASDNGIKKVAIHIITDGRDTPAKSASKYLNQIESCIKKFDTGEIASICGRYWIMDRNLLWDRTEKAYANLTDPDIKVSNISPQDYIKQSYDKNITDEFIEPIRISENYLKDGDSLICFNFRPDRARQIIKSLSEKKFSDFKRKVVPNLDLVTFTQYDQNFSVKVAFPPESLNNFIGQIVSENGLKQYRTAETEKYPHVTYFFNGGVEIPLPGEERHLIPSPRVATYDMEPEMSAEELTISCSKAIKSGDYAFVVINFANPDMVGHTGNMNATIKAIETVDKCIGQIVNATGEMGGSILITADHGNAEVMKGPAGEPWTAHTINKVPLIFIEGEKRKIPNMGNEIYLRDNAGLADIAPTLLQLLNLPIPKEMTGKSLIKEIELKGYNKVVQHV
- the pyrR gene encoding bifunctional pyr operon transcriptional regulator/uracil phosphoribosyltransferase PyrR; the protein is MSNKTKRVVILTEVELRKTLSRLTSEIIEKVKNLDNLILVGIPTRGIDIAEVLEKELFCKTGLKIRKGTIDPTFYRDDQNRVGTRLIKATDIPTPIEKQEILLIDDVIFTGRTIRAAIDALYSWGRPQRVMLLVMVDRGHRELPIQPDFCGKRVPTSKNESISLRLNNVDNEEGVFLE
- a CDS encoding DNA-directed RNA polymerase subunit omega, with the protein product MNVSNNAGIDSNDLAKRGESLIRKSTNRYLTTVRIAFRAKQRRFDDFDGLLEESTIKPVQRSIIELSDEQDQPDLLPG
- the secG gene encoding preprotein translocase subunit SecG; this translates as MIQVLSWIWVFSGVLLILLVLLHSPKGDGMGGIAASGSSMFNSASSAEASLNKITWTFLVIFLSLAIILSAGWIS
- a CDS encoding Hsp70 family protein, which codes for MEENLSGTLAIDLGNTNTVVAFQDEKDINTILVEIPNITSSPGVIPTAVWFEKPSEILKIGDSALKMINSSNSELFFHSNFKRLIGNPVEKINQKNILSPTECGEKFFKFLWANIPQKYKIKRLVLTAPIDTYKGYREWLVNLCEEISVDEIALVDEPTAASLGINVPFGSKIMTLDIGGSTIDMNIVKIEGGEGKSDPIAELLKFKGNNVSSISKQKVRCAEIISKSGSKIGGKDIDQWIVDFFIPDNKYPINLLKAEVIKCKLSSSAIKDDNKYPTKLLTEGHQEKEFFLSRETFEKIIIENNLLNHLNSLLKDLLNEARGKYCTVDDLSAIILVGGGTQIPLIKEWIAKKIPKIHIKSPPPIESIALGALAMTPGVKIKDILNKGLSIRLLNKREQTHFWHPIFCKGQTWPTENPFKLILQASKINQKIFEIIIGETKKDREYDVIFENGLPKLSEIQSEEEIIRWDKKPLKILLKNSSNIGEDNLILFFKINKKADLLVKCFDIQDEFLGEYNLGNIY
- a CDS encoding DUF1818 family protein — translated: MIKEQKRWRLYRDFTKGKFCFLIGVDNWSIELQKSEFYSLYILLLRINEQLLGIKNELMDEESITLELEQLPWYIELKGNKNEWSLRFVFESQNQTRSFEMYWPIPIAQNLFYEIKKMWESMD
- the groL gene encoding chaperonin GroEL (60 kDa chaperone family; promotes refolding of misfolded polypeptides especially under stressful conditions; forms two stacked rings of heptamers to form a barrel-shaped 14mer; ends can be capped by GroES; misfolded proteins enter the barrel where they are refolded when GroES binds); its protein translation is MAKRIIYNEQARRALERGIDILAESVAVTLGPKGRNVVLEKKFGAPQIINDGVTIAKEIELEDHIENTGVALIRQAASKTNDAAGDGTTTATVLAHAMVKAGLRNVAAGANAITLKKGIDKATEFLVGKIQENSKPISDSNAIAQCGTIAAGNDDEVGQMIANAMDKVGKEGVISLEEGKSMTTELEVTEGMRFDKGYISPYFATDTERMEAVLDEPYILLTDKKIALVQDLVPVLEQIAKTGKPLVIIAEDIEKEALATLVVNRLRGVLNVAAVKAPGFGDRRKAMLEDMAVLTNGQLITEDAGLKLENATLDMLGTGRRITINKETTTIVAEGNEQAVKARCDQIKKQMDETDSSYDKEKLQERLAKLAGGVAVIKVGAATETEMKDKKLRLEDAINATKAAVEEGIVPGGGTTLAHLSPILKEWADKNLEGEELIGANIVEASLTAPLMRIAENAGSNGAVIAENVKSKPFNDGFNAATGEYVDMSSAGIVDPAKVTRSGLQNAASIAGMVLTTECIVADLPEKKDAATPGGAPGMGGDFDY
- the groES gene encoding co-chaperone GroES, which codes for MAAVSLTVSTVKPLGDRIFIKVSASEEKTAGGILLPDSAKEKPQVGEVAQVGPGKLNDDGSRQTPEVSIGDKVLYSKYAGTDIKLGGDEYVLLSEKDILAVVG
- the atpD gene encoding F0F1 ATP synthase subunit beta produces the protein MVATPSTSSQTKGVVRQVIGPVLDVEFPAGKLPKILNALRIEAKNPAGQEIALTAEVQQLLGDHRVRAVAMSGTDGLVRGMEAVDTGAPISVPVGEATLGRIFNVLGEPVDEQGPVKTKDTAPIHRAAPKLTDLETKPKVFETGIKVIDLLAPYRQGGKVGLFGGAGVGKTVLIQELINNIAKEHGGVSVFGGVGERTREGNDLYEEFKESGVINADDLTQSKVALCFGQMNEPPGARMRVGLSALTMAEHFRDVNKQDVLLFVDNIFRFVQAGSEVSALLGRMPSAVGYQPTLGTDVGELQERITSTLEGSITSIQAVYVPADDLTDPAPATTFAHLDATTVLARALAAKGIYPAVDPLDSTSTMLQPSVVGDEHYKTARAVQSTLQRYKELQDIIAILGLDELSEEDRLTVDRARKIEKFLSQPFFVAEIFTGMSGKYVKLEETIAGFNMILSGELDDLPEQAFYLVGNIDEVKAKAEKLKSEK